From Theileria annulata chromosome 1, complete sequence, *** SEQUENCING IN PROGRESS ***, one genomic window encodes:
- a CDS encoding uncharacterized protein (Signal peptide predicted for TA19230 by SignalP 2.0 HMM (Signal peptide probability 0.784, signal anchor probability 0.000) with cleavage site probability 0.297 between residues 19 and 20) has translation MTLSLIGIALLSHFFGDRANKRLKENNFKKNINILSGTKADWSCFYLAKQYHEECDDINRGNDYMEGLCFDLETKLSKCKDDLYDDISSFNSYYMEPPVKLIDAPSWFENKQN, from the exons ATGACACTTTCCCTAATTGGAATTGCATTATTATCGCACTTTTTTGGTGATCGTGCCAACAAAAGattaaaagaaaataactttaaaaaaaatattaatatccTCTCCGGTACTAAGGCTGATTGGTCTTGCTTTTACCTAGCTAAACAATATCACGAAGAATGCGACGATATCAACAG agGAAATGATTATATGGAAGGTTTGTGTTTTGATTTGGAAACTAAATTAAGCAAGTGTAAAGATGATCTTTATGATGatatttcttcatttaattcatattataTGGAACCTCCAGTTAAACTCATCGACGCTCCCTCTTGGTTTGAGAATAAAcagaattaa
- a CDS encoding translation initiation factor eif-2b epsilon subunit, putative: protein MEGIIIHESDNITFEPLTSYADLKDLFIGDSTIFMESLTNLYHSGIKKVYFLVESYKANKYKGLEKSYNIGKRDSQLLIEVVGVNVVKMEVGPVLREFFTTHTNIQHFILMYSNTLVSVPISDALEFHENLMKTNSKYTMTMLYTHHNSKLYNDMENDGVVVMNEKTRELLMISQGNLMSFDHNLFSRTAFNPLSVRYDLLESSVYLCSALIIESVMEHFDKNRMSQLVNSILTDEIRTSEIYCYILQNDAAFPNFPAALKINSPRLYHAIYLQYIQRFLMTECSCYTSGNSSNVRSKRGMDDMNKGVGPRINESSYFNKENTMASSNMADKSVSNNVKKSILGENVKIGDNSTIVNSIIFDNVVVHNNCTIIDTIVMDNCVINEGVNLVSGSLVGKNCEINQKLANRVKSLFCAKDQTKFYDLTDDFDEVDGNVFLWNLEPFITDSLYKIGDELFNHISFSIELDNINDSSTQLTELTDLDDLDELEDLDEDLDSNIHGLEDSGINLELEMMIIESLEEPQLVENKLLEIRSLRLAHNITETDMKIKVHKFAIKWLIQNTQEDNIVEVIEKSQFEQLLKTFKSKSDNNLNNVEDDLFEEIFRLCVENGRDELYFCKLMEGFYHTEVIDLEEFPNWTKTKQFKEPRLISFSKWLEED, encoded by the exons atggAGGGAATTATAATACACGAGTCTGATAATATAACGTTTGAACCATTAACTTCATACGCTGATTTGAAGGATTTGTTCATTGGAGATTCCACAATTTTTATGGAATCACTAACCAACCTTTACCATTCTGGTATTAAAAaggtttattttttagtgGAATCCTATAAAGCTAATAAATACAAAGGATTGGAGAAGAGTTATAACATCGGTAAAAGGGACTCACAACTACTAATAGAAGTCGTTGGTGTAAATGTTGTTAAAATGGAAGTTGGCCCAGTATTAAGAGAATTTTTCACTACTCACACCAATATACAACATTTCATACTC ATGTATAGTAATACGTTGGTGAGTGTGCCAATTTCTGATGCATTGGAGTTTCATGagaatttaatgaaaacCAACTCCAAATATACCATGACTATGCTTTATACACATCACAATTCCAAACT atATAATGATATGGAGAATGATGGAGTAGTAGTAATGAATGAAAAGACTAGAGAATTACTAATGATATCGCAAGGAAATTTAATGTCGTTTGATCATAATCTTTTTAGTCGTACCGCGTTTAATCCTCTTTCAGTTCGCTATGACTTATTGGAATCCTCAGTGTATCTCTGCTCCGCACTTATTATTGAAAGTGTTATGGAACATTTTGACAAGAATCGCATGTCCCAACTGGTGAATTCAATTCTCACTGACGAAATTAGAACTTCTGAAATCTATTGCTACATACTACAAAATGACGCCGCATTCCCAAACTTTCCAGCAGCTCTTAAAATCAACTCACCCAGACTCTATCATGCCATTTATCTACAATATATACAACGATTCCTAATGACTGAGTGTAGTTGTTACACCAGTGGTAATAGTAGTAATGTTAGAAGTAAGAGGGGAATGGATGATATGAATAAAGGAGTAGGGCCTAGAATAAATGAAAGTTCATACtttaataaagaaaatacAATGGCAAGTTCTAACATGGCTGATAAAAGTGTTTCTAACAATGTTAAGAAGAGTATTTTGGGcgaaaatgtaaaaattgGTGATAATAGTACTATtgttaatagtattatcTTTGATAATGTTGTAGtacataataattgtaCTATAATTGACACCATAGTAATGGATAACTGTGTTATTAATGAGGGAGTGAACCTAGTTTCAGGCTCTTTGGTTGGAAAAAACTGTGAAATTAACCAAAAACTGGCTAACAGAGTAAAATCACTATTTTGTGCAAAGGATCAGACAAAATTCTATGACCTAACTGATGATTTTGATGAAGTGGATGGGAATGTATTTTTATGGAATTTGGAACCCTTTATCACTGATTCACTTTATAAGATCGGTGATGAATTGTTTAATCATATTTCATTCAGTATTGAActtgataatataaatgatagTTCCACACAATTAACCGAATTAACTGATTTAGATGATTTAGATGAACTAGAAGATTTAGATGAAGATTTAGATTCTAATATACATGGTTTAGAAGACTCTGGTATAAATTTGGAGTTGGAAATGATGATAATTGAGAGTTTAGAGGAGCCGCAATTAGTGGAAAATAAGTTATTAGAAATTCGAAGCCTAAGATTGGCACATAATATTACTGAAACTGATATGAAAATTAAGGTTCATAAATTTGCTATTAAATGGCTAATACAAAATACTCAAGAAGATAACATTGTAGAAGTAATAGAAAAATCACAATTCGAACAATTACTCAAAACATTCAAAAGTAAATCAgacaataatttaaataatgtggAAGATGATTTGTTTGAGGAAATATTTAGATTATGTGTAGAGAATGGAAGAGATGAGTTgtatttttgtaaattaatggaaGGATTTTATCATACCGAAGTTATTGATTTAGAAGAATTCCCAAACTGGACGAAAACTAAACAGTTCAAAGAGCCAAGATTAATCTCATTCTCAAAATGGTTAGAAGAAGATTAA
- a CDS encoding prolyl-trna synthetase, putative yields the protein MSETQVDKLFKLFHTLGLRYKVIKHPNLVTVKDMLEEPSLAGFRDDCIRNLFMLDSSKRFYLISALYDTEVNWKVLRKGLNVNKLHMGDENDMLSLLGVGRGNLTPFSAMNDTENKVRVLFDIRLKSKVDVVAHPLSNDQSVVMKMEDMLKFLTQINHFPTFLPLNDLDSTTHVNNIDKNSVNSNNTVNSVNTNEKNKKGEMNILGITVKKHENFAEWYSQVIIRSEMIEYYDISGCYIFLPSSYFIWETFNEWFNKQIKQRGVENCYFPMFVTKEKLEAEKTHLEGFSPEVAWVTRNGDVDLPDPIAIRPTSETIMYPEFARWIRSHRDLPLKLNQWNSVVRWEFKQPTPFIRSREFLWQEGHTAHTTEQEALDTVYEMLNLYSKYILVINVLIMSRFYEEYLSVPVIKGVKSENEKFAGSKMTTSLESFIPANGRGVQAATSHLLGTTFSDMFDIRYEDEEGVKQKVHQTSWGFTTRSIGIMIMVHGDDKGLVLPPRVAKVQVVIVPIMSKTAEQVMLRVNELFQLLTEAGFRVKLDDRRGYTPGFKFNHWELRGVPLRLEVGAKDVENNTVRLVRRDNFAKSDVPLENLTETIHQLLDEIQNSLLTSAREKMEQSIIKAYDFEEVMVALNNDKLILAPWYSIHADKFCYSLLDYLVISFLTLLLLQCEEPETEDEIKLETQKRSENVYQHNLYSYIIDS from the exons atGTCTGAAACACAAGTTGATAAACTTTTTAAACTTTTCCATACACTCGGATTACGCTATAAA GTAATAAAACATCCGAATTTGGTTACGGTGAAGGATATGTTGGAAGAACCTTCTTTGGCTGGATTCCGTGATGATTGTATTCGTAATCTTTTCATGCTTGATTCTTCCAAGCGTTTTTACCTCATTTCAGCCCTTTAC GATACTGAGGTGAATTGGAAAGTATTACGTAAGGGATTgaatgtaaataaattacatatGGGTGATGAGAATGATATGTTGAGTTTACTTGGTGTTGGTAGGGGTAACTTAACACCTTTTTCAGCTATGAATGATACAGA gaATAAAGTTCGTGTATTATTTGATATCAGACTGAAGAGTAAAGTGGATGTAGTGGCACACCCACTCAGCAATGATCAGTCAGTGGTTATGAAAATGGAAGATATGTTAAAATTCCTAACACAAATTAACCACTTCCCAACCTTTCTTCCATTAAATGACCTTGATTCTACTACAcatgttaataatattgacAAAAACTCTGTTAATAGTAATAACACTGTTAATAGTGTTAATACTAATGAGAAGAATAAGAAAGGtgaaatgaatatattgGGAATAACTGTAAAAAAACATGAAAATTTCGCAGAATGGTATTCACAA gtaATAATTCGAAGTGAGATGATTGAGTATTATGATATTTCTGgttgttatatatttttaccttcaagttattttatttgGGAAACTTTTAATGAATGGTtcaataaacaaattaaacaa agAGGAGTtgaaaattgttattttcCGATGTTTGTAACGAAAGAGAAGTTGGAGGCGGAAAAGACGCATTTGGAAGGGTTCAGCCCTGAAGTTGCTTGGGTGACTCGTAATGGTGACGTTGACTTGCCAGATCCAATTGCAATTCGTCCAACATCAGAGACTATTATGTACCCAGAATTCGCACGCTGGATCAGGTCACACCGAGACCTTCCACTCAAACTGAATCAGTGGAATTCAGTTGTTCGTTGGGAATTTAAACAACCAACACCATTCATTAGAAGTAGAGAATTCCTCTGGCAAGAAGGACATACCGCACATACCACTGAACAAGAAGCTTTAGATACCGTTTATGAAATGCTCAATCTATATTCTAA ATATATACTTGTAATAAATGTCTTGATTATGAGTAGATTTTATGAGGAGTATTTAAGTGTGCCAGTGATAAAAGGTGTAAAGAGTGAGAATGAAAAGTTTGCCGGTAGTAAGATGACCACTAGTTTGGAGTCATTTATTCCAGCTAACGGTAGAGGTGTCCAAGCGGCCACTTCACATTTATTAGGAACAACATTCTCAGATATGTTTGATATAAG ATATGAGGATGAGGAAGGCGTGAAGCAAAAGGTCCATCAGACTAGCTGGGGTTTCACTACTAGAAGTATTGGGATAATGATAATGGTTCATGGCGATGATAAGGGTCTTGTGCTTCCACCGCGAGTGGCTAAAGTCCAGGTAGTGATTGTGCCAATCATGTCTAAAACCGCTGAGCAAGTGATGTTGAGAGTTAACGAACTCTTTCAGCTGTTGACTGAAGCAGGATTTAGGGTAAAGCTTGATGATAGACGTGGATACACACCGGGATTTAAGTTTAATCACTGGGAACTCAGAGGCGTTCCACTAAGACTTGAAGTTGGCGCAAAAGACGTTGAAAATAATACTGTACGACTGGTTCGTAGAGATAATTTCGCAAAGTCTGATGTGCCACTAGAGAATTTGACTGAAACTATACACCAATTACTGGATGAAATACAAAATAGTTTACTAACAAGTGCCAGAGAAAAGATGGAACAGAGTATTATTAAAGCTTATGATTTTGAAGAAGTTATGGTTGCTTTAAACAATGATAAATTGATATTGGCTCCATGGTACTCCATTCATGCAGACAAATTCTGCTACTCCCTACTGGactacttagttatatcctTCCTAACATTATTACTCCTTCA GTGTGAAGAACCTGAAACTGAAGATGAAATAAAACTGGAGACACAAAAACGCTCAGAAAACGTATACCAACACAATTTATACAGTTATATAATAGATAGTTAA
- a CDS encoding integral membrane protein, putative (10 probable transmembrane helices predicted for TA19215 by TMHMM2.0 at aa 7-29, 94-116, 137-159, 169-188, 193-212, 216-238, 327-349, 359-378, 431-453 and 468-490), whose product MLKFLRKFIFFTSFSIFLYLLSYCSNTFTNSLISNPSFYHLSTLVDKFDQKIEQLNFYSLNHSLKSFHKPLLVIYTEVIGVDSNSYFYYLLRIVFRLFFLVFVQLYVFYILLFRYGQLFKDLLDLSYKSLKQINWKSPINFFKSFYLFVHYVISLFLYYNSLVSVRVRLILYSSLVFVISIMSFKVGIGTKHFVNTTPIIIGLTTYLSILLTFTPAICQYLTLLNTILIPAWALTIYLRSQPNTSNNAPDEGSVVTSKRSKLTRTKSNISHKSDDNMDSMNVSNVRLFYELNNCLDLYLIIVMVRICKSIPFFGKLLQLNFYLSHISLFFTISIVVHFCIVYITGITVIRTPLSGVRNLILLTLNWVIFHTFGISNYFSKGSKSTLNTTLAAITARIKQVLTIFLGKYLEPLNQHKAVMVLLTVLRTLPQLCLLLLPPLFSSLYFEYSTVLVPISTFLIHDNTFKDKLYCMGFFVLSDATRYLFNYLGWISFKRTLRITLLVFLSRNTLYLQAFPVDQMEYTNSSLRQFSHPPTNNILQ is encoded by the exons atgcTTAAATTTCTGCGGAAGTTCATCTTTTTTACCTCCTTTTCAATTTTCTTGTACCTTCTATCCTACTGTTCCAACACCTTCACAAACTCACTCATCTCAAATCCTTCCTTCTATCATCTCTCCACTCTCGTGGATAAATTTGATCAAAAAATTGAACAActcaatttttattctcTAAATCACTCACTCAAATCATTTCACAAACCT TTACTAGTAATCTATACA GAAGTGATTGGAGTGGATTCGAattcttatttttactatttGCTGAGAATAGTGTTTCGGTTATTTTTCTTAGTTTTTGTTCAGCTTTAtgtattttacattttgCTCTTCAGATATGGTCAACTTTTCAAAGACCTGCTTGATCTCAGCTATAAGTCactaaaacaaattaattggaAGAGCCCAATTAACTTTTTCAAGTCATTTTACTTGTTTGTTCACTATGTAATTTCGCTGTTTTTGTACTATAATTCACTTGTTTCAGTGAGAGTTCGACTTATTTTATACTCTTCACTCGTGTTTGTTATATCAATTATGTCTTTTAAAGTCGGAATTGGAACCAAACATTTTGTTAATACCACCCCAATTATCATTGGTTTGACCACTTACCTGTCAATTCTACTCACATTCACACCTGCTATATGCCAGTATTTAACACTTTTAAATACTATTCTAATACCAGCTTGGGCCTTAACCATTTATTTAAGGTCACAACCTAACACTAGTAATAATGCTCCTGATGAGGGTTCTGTTGTCACGAGTAAACGATCAAAACTTACTCGAACAAAAAGTAACATTAGTCATAAGTCAGATGATAATATGGATAGTATGAATGTTTCTAATGtaagattattttatgagttaaataattgtttggatttatatttgataatagTAATGGTGAGGATTTGCAAGTCGATCCCATTTTTtggtaaattattacagttgaatttttatttatcgCACATTTCCCTGTTTTTTACAATATCAATTGTGGTCCACTTCtgtatagtatatattactGGAATTACAGTAATTAGAACTCCCCTATCTGGAGttagaaatttaattctGCTCACACTAAATTGGGTCATCTTCCACACTTTTGGAATCAGTAATTACTTTTCTAAGGGCTCCAAATCAACTCTAAACACCACTTTGGCCGCAATTACGGCTAGGATCAAGCAAGTTTTGACAATATTTTTGGGAAAGTATTTAGAGCCTTTAAACCAGCACAAGGCAGTTATGGTGCTTTTAACAGTGCTGAGAACTTTACCTCAGCTGTGTCTATTACTACTTCCTCCGCTGTTTTCTAGCCTTTATTTCGAGTACTCAACAGTTTTAGTGCCAATTTCAACTTTCTTAATACATGATAACACCTTCAAGGACAAGCTCTATTGCATGGGTTTTTTTGTACTCTCGGATGCAACTCGGTATCTATTCAACTATCTTGGGTGGATTTCATTCAAGAGAACTCTAAGAATAACATTA CTGGTTTTCCTGTCCAGAAACACTTTGTACCTTCAGGCATTTCCGGTTGATCAAATGGAATACACAAACTCTTCATTGCGCCAGTTCTCCCACCCGCCgactaataatattttacaataa
- a CDS encoding uncharacterized protein (Weak similarity (4.5e-04)to Pfam & SMART MACPF (membrane attack complex perforin function); contains a putative signal sequence; alternative gene emodel possible; existence of the first three exons uncertain), with amino-acid sequence MSIMVVLTGNCSCLGERERNCLKNNKCVHTWLYTIFLVNLTMPALVGWDINGVLYQIIKILLSVCKALLWESRRKDKESPKVGIKSNSGKELKEFLNEKRKQKSYNKNFYPNNKQGGRRASSSFLERGSRSKNEKELTQIRQKLAKDRFQQKQAIYSDGKSAHIQNNFSNNTKDYNTVGLILDHRFHHEKHEDDMGPYYHDTEDLDDYEEEEENEHDNVELDDGYYDGYFLDDDEDFEEELRRRKIHRNKPNRTSYIQLNNRDQSNETIPKYRKGNKSSGLLNTIMNTPIRQPNPLIHPSDGLEHDSSNSKEHENGEDLEENTYDDLNLFPLLDDEKNKTVGHSEDKIDNSITEKLEKPKKPKQHNPNKLPENSLEDGDNYSTLEPNPVNNKLNHKESNKVEPSPVVKEDEEDDKSDPASMDDKPFFQKNFKDKWTENMDSIDLNIEPDHMKSMKQLGGDFGDEFPEIEGHIKRHSERTHEVESGSTRRVTNSEDFRDPSLDWNNSGLAASMRYLGSGYDIIFGNPLGDPVVMMDQGYRNPVIKLNWEDEYLNKDGANLKEPRGSWIRPEYSCRQSETIDHVNTVDDFKKELSVDAQASYGIPYFFSFSASTGYKNFVKSTASNKVRTYITKTYCLRYVGGIVDYHSLETTEEFKKAVAALPDRFDSHRCTLDMFKSNEDDPMCAENVWPWMQFIKMFGTHFTTIVHLGGKITHQVQIDKTDVLHMQQSGVNVDLAVKATISPSFVDSLEVGTTTNTEKGSVSLSNNLKYEKQVLVIGGDGLVDSKDVNSLNNWARELYKRPMPIKIKLESIKTLLGDKKDLFDEALRFYSETYGVSPDEIYKKYGKEFGIASAIEKGHQIVYSGNKSGSAVCPNKTVIIMGFSLSIVKKKNLVGKNVFSLHITQCPVGEEKCIVSSDNPMSESRIWAICGEDTIPLLNQQTSSKLDEPAVASCPAGYSIAYGFALSVPKGNVTLSTDSYACRPGTQSCTHESTDKSATNAVWIACVENGAPQLTEISNHVVSTSSRYCSNKTKDNKYDDNSCPINSKLIAGWSMEFSETDNNSNKIEKCSKGTFGCKVDQLMKTENKCRSHYSWISCLHEEGACSTEKTEST; translated from the exons atgagTATAATGGTGGTTTTGACTGGAAATTGTTCATGTCTTGGTGAGAGAGAAAGGAATTGTCttaagaataataaatgcGTACACACATGGCTGTAC ACCATTTTCTTAGTAAAT TTGACTATGCCAGCGTTAGTTGGATGGGATATAAATGGCGTACTCTACCAGA ttataaaaatattgcTAAGCGTTTGCAAGGCTTTACTTTGGGAATCACGTAGGAAGGATAAGGAATCGCCTAAAGTGGGTATTAAATCCAATTCCGGAAAGgaattaaaagaatttctaaatgaaaaaagaaaacaaaaatcgtataataaaaacttttacccaaataataaacaag GTGGAAGGCGAGCTTCAAGCAGTTTTTTGGAACGAGGCTCAAGGAGTAAAAATGAGAAGGAATTGACCCAAATTCGCCAAAAATTAGCCAAAGATAGATTCCAACAAAAGCAAGCCATCTACTCTGATGGTAAATCGGCACATattcaaaataatttctCCAATAATACCAAAGATTACAATACTG TTGGCTTGATTTTGGACCACCGTTTTCATCATGAGAAACACGAGGATGATATGGGACCTTATTACCACGATACTGAGGATTTAGATGATTATGAGGAGGAAGAGGAAAATGAACATGACAATGTTGAATTAGATGATGGATATTATGATGGATACTTTCTAGATGATGACGAAGACTTCGAAGAGGAGCTTCGTAGACGGAAAATACATAGAAATAAACCTAATAGAACCTCTTATATTCAACTTAATAATCGCGATCAATCAAATGAAACCATTCCAAAATATAGAAAAG GAAATAAAAGTAGCGGATTGTTAAATACTATTATGAACACTCCTATTCGACAACCAAATCCCCTAATACACCCATCAG ATGGATTGGAACATGAttcatcaaattcaaaAGAGCATGAAAATGGAGAAGATTTGGAGGAAAATACTTATGACGATTTAAACTTGTTTCCATTATTAGATGAtgagaaaaataaaacagtTGGCCATTCTGaagataaaattgataattcGATAACTGAAAAGTTGGAAAAACCTAAGAAACCCAAACAACATAATCCTAATAAATTACCTGAAAACAGTCTTGAAGATGGAGATAATTATAGTACATTAGAACCAAACCCAGTTAACAATAAACTAAATCATAAAGAATCTAATAAAGTAGAACCTAGTCCTGTTGTTAAggaagatgaagaagatgataaaTCAGATCCCGCAAGTATGGATGATAAACCATTCTTTCAAAAGAACTTTAAAGATAAGTGGACTGAAAATATGGATtcaattgatttaaatatagAACCAGACCATATGAAAAGTATGAAGCAATTGGGAGGTGATTTTGGTGATGAATTTCCGGAAATTGAGGGACACATAAAACGACATTCTGAACGTACACATGAAGTTGAAAGTGGAAGTACAAGACGAGTAACAAATAGCGAGGATTTTAGAGATCCATCACTGGACTGGAACAACTCAGGTCTGGCAGCCTCAATGCGTTATTTAGGCTCAGGATatgatataatatttggaaACCCACTTGGTGACCCAGTGGTAATGATGGACCAAGGTTACAGAAACCCAGTCATTAAACTTAACTGGGAAGATGAATACCTTAATAAAGACGGTGCTAACTTAAAAGAACCTCGTGGTTCATGGATCAGACCAGAATATTCATGTAGACAATCTGAAACC ATTGATCATGTGAATACTGTGGATGATTTTAAGAAGGAGTTATCAGTTGATGCACAGGCATCCTATGGAATACCATAtttcttttcattttctGCCTCAACAGGTTACAAGAACTTTGTGAAATCCACTGCCAGTAACAAGGTTCGCACGTACATAACAAAGACTTATTGTCTGAGGTATGTCGGAGGAATTGTGGATTATCACTCATTGGAGACTACTGAGGAGTTCAAAAAGGCCGTTGCAGCTCTTCCTGATCGTTTTGATTCGCACCGCTGCACACTTGATATGTTTAAATCAAACGAAGATGACCCGATGTGCGCTGAGAACGTTTGGCCATGGATGCAATTTATAAAGATGTTTGGAACACACTTTACTACAATCGTACATTTAGGAGGTAAAATTACACATCAAGTTCAAATCGACAAAACTGATGTACTACACATGCAACAGAGCGGTGTCAATGTTGACCTGGCTGTAAAGGCCACAATTTCTCCCAGTTTTGTAGACTCACTTGAGGTTGGAACCACAACCAACACAGAAAAAGGTTCAGTTTCACTCTCAAATAATcttaaatatgaaaaacAAGTGTTGGTAATTGGTGGAGATGGATTAGTAGATAGTAAGGATGTTAATAGCTTAAATAATTGGGCTAGAGAATTATATAAGAGGCCAATGcctattaaaattaaattggAGTCCATTAAGACACTTTTGGGTGATAAAAAGGATTTGTTTGACGAGGCTTTAAGATTTTATTCTGAAACTTATGGTGTTTCTCCTGATGagatttataaaaaatatggaAAAGAATTTGGAATCGCTTCTGCG ATTGAGAAAGGACATCAAATAGTATATAGTGGAAATAAGAGTGGAAGTGCAGTTTGTCCTAATAAAACAGTGATAATAATGGGATTCTCATTATCTATTGTAAAGAAGAAAAACTTGGTTGGCAAGAACGTGTTCTCACTTCATATAACACAGTGCCCGGTAGGAGAGGAAAAGTGTATAGTTTCAAGTGACAATCCAATGTCCGAATCAAGAATCTGGGCTATCTGTGGTGAAGATACCATTCCACTACTCAATCAACAAACTTCTTCAAAACTAGATGAACCG GCAGTGGCATCATGTCCAGCTGGATATTCAATAGCTTATGGTTTTGCATTATCAGTTCCTAAAGGAAATGTGACTTTAAGTACTGATTCCTATGCTTGCAGGCCGGGAACTCAGTCTTGTACTCATGAATCTACTGATAAATCAGCTACAAATGCTGTTTGGATCGCATGTGTTGAAAATGGAGCACCACAACTCACG GAAATATCAAATCATGTGGTGAGCACAAGTAGTCGTTACTGTTCTAATAAAACGaaagataataaatatgatgATAACTCTTGTCCAATCAACTCAAAACTTATTGCAG gATGGTCGATGGAATTTTCTGAGACTGACAACAACTCTAACAAGATTGAAAAGTGTTCAAAGGGCACTTTCGGTTGTAAAGTCGACCAACTAATGAAAACTGAAAACAAGTGCAGATCGCATTACTCCTGGATCTCATGTCTACATGAGGAAGGCGCCTGTTCCACTGAAAAGACTGAATCTACATAA
- a CDS encoding signal recognition particle, putative, with product MGTVDEDSSGWNIIYPTYLDKDCTTSQGRKVNLSVAVSKPTVDEIKIVCEKINIPYVVEEKKRYPRNWMVPGRVRVCLKDLQTNERTRTKKQLLNEIASLISQLKTRQQPKQPVQTTPASKKKSTKKRR from the exons ATGGGCACAGTTGATGAGGATTCCTCAGGTTGGAATATAATATATCCAACTTATCTCGATAAGGATTGTACTACTAGTCAGGGCAGGAAGGTTAATTTATCAGTCGCAGTTTCTAAGCCAACCGTTGATGAAATTAAGATCGTTTGCgaaaaaatcaatattcCATACGTTGTTGAGGAG AAGAAGAGATATCCTAGGAATTGGATGGTCCCAGGTCGTGTTAGAGTATGCCTGAAGGATTTGCAAACTAATGAAAGGACAAGAAcaa AGAAACAACTATTGAATGAAATCGCATCTTTAATATCGCAATTAAAAACCAGACAGCAACCTAAACAACCCGTACAAACTACTCCTGCCTCGAAAAAGAAATCTACGAAAAAACGAAGATAA
- a CDS encoding uncharacterized protein (Contains a putative signal peptide) → MVLCYGDWSTANHIQLFPLEGSFSYTLYLSIGCNKLSRMIITSEIHLMSSYLAFTSGIQSGLQHYLSCGIVQRRFNWIPHYRQGVAISGVLASTFASSNPSRRLFLVIANINSVDMSNSDVSSKRVLTILLMSYLGILGNEYLFAKLKLSPQWMKLHSTRKAISITIGILLLLMCESQVINGKTPEL, encoded by the exons ATGGTACTCtgttacggtgactggtccaCAGCCAACCA TATTCAGTTATTCCCCTTAGAGGGGTCCTTTAGTTATACACTTTATTTAAGTATTGGTTGTAATA AATTATCAAGAATGATAATAACGTCGGAAATACATTTAATGAGTTCATATTTAGCCTTTACT TCTGGAATACAATCGGGATTACAACATTATTTAAGTTGTGGAATTGTTCAA AGGAGGTTTAATTGGATACCTCATTATAGACAAGGTGTTGCTATTTCTGGAGTATTGGCTTCAACATTTGCTTCAAGTAATCCTTCAAGGCGG ttatttCTGGTTATCGCCAATATCAATTCTGTTGATATGA GTAATAGTGATGTATCTTCTAAAAGAGTTTTAACCATATTGTTAATGTCATATTTGGGGATTTTGGGAAATGAGTACCTGTTTGcaaaactaaaattatcacCTCAATG GATGAAGTTACATTCCACGAGAAAAGCGATTTCTATCACAATTG gtatattattattattaatgtgtGAATCACAAGTTATAAATGGGAAAACACCAGAACTTTAA